One genomic window of Thermococcus indicus includes the following:
- a CDS encoding PEGA domain-containing protein translates to MRSFDFSVFRYLQEASIMTIGGTIMRKFAVYVFIVLLTLSFVTQTAAEKTVDVLWSAESASHVVIREALNQVILASGSVITVYTLNGEFLWSRDLGYPIEDVELERNSWELNLYVASGKFIHVFYRDGRYARFAAPDSLNVLKVQPAPWVDRVLLLLSDGNNYYVYITDKGFTKVYAKLPLGTRRPIVGMTYDGNYIIICSGGKINVKKISTGSEVWSRELNGTVESLTVGTDKVYISLSGEVPMVIGLSLKDGQYQFSTPLLGDPVSMSFDWGEQYIVVGQRDGRVTVLSGSRNVLWEGSFRNNFGTVKNIAISRSGRYIAVAFEDKTVIFINEFVPTVKFSVEDNGAELIKLFTAKVEGTINAVDINDDGTVLAVLSYYLNPAGGSVDFISEAAILSSAGRKTGSKTFNHVLRDIAVSGNGNYIAITGDDHYLHVLNTKGDEVANRFFDFYSGGAYTVAISEDGSRIAVGTFAGWTDKGMTEVANASLHYFTFDGSTLRERWKRVFPSPTWGTRVWGISMDYRGDLLAVSVDGGYNNTLIFSSNGKALWESGERGYIYINKNGKIMVYLPLPGDGIIRVQNITGGVLWTKRVSGVVVGFKFSRDFLVACLRDDNRLISTLRVFSIKNGTEVLRATFPGLVSDFAVSWNNYLLLGYENGTVEYYKIESSFVSPASMATLEIHSFPTNARVFVDGSYKGNTPLTLKLEEGTYSIAIEKIGYSRWTSTIRLLAGEAKTLNVTLNKVAIDTASTLEVDSTPSGAKVYINGEYAGVTPVNLTLEAGDYEVKLVKYGYLDWIKTVSLTAGSSEKISAILSEANGILEVTSEPDQAKVYVNGDYRGLTPLQLTLPPGNYTVRVIKDGYEDAVRNTTVKSGEKTSINVKLSALSQNMVGGIQVGGTTLGTETLYYLGGGVLLAIALIVLFMNRKFKEIEEKTTGKAIEEFAPRPTSQTTFPQELSNKYTDVEFIGKGGFARVFKAKRVNDGKVVAIKVPISLDEATGKSFVKELQNWAGLKHQNIVEIYDYNILPVPYIEMEYCEGNLEKEEKPMDVRKAAWLIFNIAEGLKYAHSKSIIHRDLKPSNILLKQGIPKVSDWGLSKVMTSSRSSTMAGFTPLYAAPEQISKKFGETDERTDIWQLGVVFYELVTGKLPFEARDFVELASKITTEDPLPPSDINPEAKDVEHIIMKMLSKDKELRYRNMLELQRDLAIYLGMSMKEELRKSTTVGDKWKVAFYLGDLLLMSMKVGNKVDSYKYATDLLEYVKGEVRTELEQLVQQLKMRLEEGLDIPPELVDKAELIVHKIKLRRGDI, encoded by the coding sequence TTGAGGAGTTTTGATTTTTCTGTTTTCAGGTACCTACAAGAGGCAAGCATTATGACCATTGGAGGGACAATAATGAGAAAATTTGCGGTCTACGTGTTCATTGTCCTTTTGACTTTAAGCTTTGTCACACAAACAGCTGCCGAAAAGACAGTGGATGTTCTATGGTCCGCGGAATCCGCTTCCCATGTGGTTATCAGGGAGGCCCTAAATCAGGTTATCCTGGCCTCAGGGAGTGTAATAACAGTTTATACACTAAACGGAGAGTTCTTGTGGTCTAGAGATTTAGGATATCCTATAGAGGATGTTGAACTGGAGCGTAATTCCTGGGAACTGAATTTATACGTCGCTTCTGGGAAGTTTATCCATGTTTTTTATAGGGATGGCAGGTACGCCAGATTTGCCGCTCCGGATTCGTTAAATGTTCTCAAAGTTCAGCCAGCTCCATGGGTTGATAGAGTTCTCCTCCTTCTGAGTGATGGTAACAATTACTACGTGTATATCACAGACAAGGGGTTCACAAAGGTTTACGCAAAGCTCCCATTGGGAACACGTAGACCGATAGTTGGAATGACGTATGACGGAAACTATATCATTATCTGTTCCGGAGGCAAAATCAATGTCAAGAAAATATCAACGGGAAGCGAAGTGTGGAGCAGGGAATTAAATGGTACTGTGGAGTCCCTAACTGTAGGAACCGACAAGGTTTACATCTCCCTCTCAGGGGAGGTTCCAATGGTGATTGGATTAAGCTTGAAGGACGGCCAGTATCAGTTTTCCACTCCCCTTCTTGGAGACCCCGTGTCTATGTCATTTGACTGGGGGGAGCAGTATATAGTAGTCGGACAGAGGGATGGAAGGGTTACCGTTCTCTCCGGAAGCAGAAATGTCCTGTGGGAGGGCTCCTTCAGGAATAACTTTGGAACGGTAAAGAATATTGCAATATCACGGAGCGGGAGGTACATAGCAGTAGCCTTTGAAGATAAGACGGTGATCTTTATCAACGAGTTTGTGCCTACCGTGAAGTTCAGCGTTGAGGACAACGGGGCGGAACTAATTAAACTTTTTACGGCGAAAGTTGAAGGAACAATTAATGCCGTTGATATAAACGATGATGGAACCGTGCTTGCGGTTTTAAGTTACTACCTAAATCCCGCTGGAGGTTCGGTTGACTTCATAAGCGAAGCCGCCATATTGAGCAGCGCGGGCAGAAAGACTGGATCAAAAACGTTTAACCACGTTCTCAGAGACATTGCAGTCAGTGGTAACGGAAACTACATAGCCATCACGGGAGATGATCATTACCTACACGTGCTCAACACAAAAGGCGACGAAGTTGCGAACAGATTTTTTGACTTTTACAGTGGCGGAGCCTATACCGTCGCCATCTCGGAAGATGGCAGTAGAATAGCCGTCGGAACCTTTGCGGGTTGGACTGACAAGGGTATGACAGAGGTAGCAAATGCCAGCCTTCACTATTTTACGTTTGATGGTTCAACCCTCAGAGAGAGGTGGAAAAGAGTATTTCCCAGTCCAACTTGGGGGACAAGAGTATGGGGAATTTCCATGGACTACCGAGGCGATCTTCTGGCCGTGAGTGTAGATGGGGGATACAACAACACGTTAATATTCTCGTCGAACGGTAAAGCCCTGTGGGAGAGCGGAGAAAGGGGATACATTTACATCAACAAGAACGGCAAGATTATGGTATATCTCCCCCTACCAGGAGACGGTATTATTCGCGTTCAAAACATAACGGGGGGAGTCCTATGGACTAAGCGAGTATCAGGGGTCGTAGTGGGCTTCAAATTTTCGAGGGACTTCCTAGTGGCATGTCTACGGGATGACAACAGGCTGATAAGCACCCTCAGAGTTTTCTCAATAAAGAACGGTACAGAGGTTCTTAGAGCAACATTCCCAGGATTAGTATCAGATTTTGCGGTTAGCTGGAATAATTACCTCCTCCTTGGCTATGAAAACGGAACTGTGGAGTACTACAAGATTGAGAGCAGTTTTGTATCACCCGCCTCCATGGCAACCCTGGAAATCCACAGCTTCCCCACCAATGCAAGAGTTTTTGTAGATGGCTCCTACAAAGGCAACACTCCCCTGACACTTAAGCTTGAAGAGGGAACGTATTCGATAGCAATTGAAAAAATAGGCTATTCCCGTTGGACATCAACGATCAGACTCCTCGCGGGTGAAGCTAAGACTTTAAACGTAACACTAAATAAAGTCGCAATAGATACCGCTTCAACTCTTGAAGTGGACTCGACTCCCAGCGGGGCCAAGGTATATATAAACGGAGAATACGCCGGGGTCACCCCCGTAAACCTAACGCTTGAAGCTGGCGACTACGAAGTAAAGCTAGTCAAATATGGATACCTAGATTGGATTAAAACGGTCTCCCTAACCGCCGGTTCCTCTGAGAAGATAAGCGCCATTCTCAGTGAGGCCAATGGTATCCTCGAGGTAACGTCTGAACCAGACCAGGCAAAGGTATACGTAAACGGGGATTACCGCGGGCTAACACCACTACAGCTCACTTTACCTCCTGGAAACTATACCGTCAGAGTGATAAAAGACGGTTATGAGGATGCCGTCAGGAATACAACAGTCAAAAGTGGCGAGAAAACAAGCATCAACGTTAAGTTAAGCGCCCTTTCCCAGAATATGGTCGGGGGAATTCAGGTTGGAGGGACCACGTTAGGCACTGAAACTCTCTATTATCTGGGTGGTGGAGTACTGCTCGCGATAGCCCTGATTGTCCTGTTCATGAACAGGAAATTCAAGGAAATAGAAGAAAAAACGACCGGAAAGGCCATTGAAGAATTCGCTCCACGCCCCACATCTCAAACAACGTTTCCTCAAGAACTTTCAAACAAATACACTGACGTTGAATTTATAGGTAAAGGTGGATTCGCAAGGGTCTTCAAGGCAAAAAGGGTAAACGACGGAAAAGTCGTGGCGATTAAAGTTCCCATAAGCCTCGACGAAGCAACTGGTAAGAGCTTCGTAAAGGAACTCCAGAATTGGGCCGGTCTGAAACACCAGAATATAGTTGAGATTTACGACTACAACATACTTCCCGTACCTTACATTGAAATGGAATACTGTGAAGGGAACCTGGAAAAAGAAGAGAAGCCCATGGATGTTAGAAAAGCTGCGTGGCTGATTTTTAATATTGCAGAGGGATTAAAGTACGCACATTCGAAGAGTATAATCCACAGGGACTTGAAGCCTTCCAATATCCTCCTCAAGCAGGGCATTCCAAAAGTTTCGGACTGGGGACTAAGTAAGGTTATGACCAGCAGCAGGAGCTCAACAATGGCAGGATTTACGCCGCTCTACGCCGCCCCGGAACAGATAAGCAAAAAGTTTGGAGAAACTGACGAGAGAACGGATATCTGGCAGCTGGGTGTTGTGTTCTACGAGCTCGTCACCGGAAAACTGCCATTTGAGGCTAGGGACTTCGTGGAACTGGCATCAAAAATAACCACAGAGGACCCACTTCCGCCCAGTGACATAAATCCCGAGGCAAAGGATGTGGAACATATAATAATGAAGATGCTATCAAAGGACAAGGAACTGAGGTACAGGAACATGCTTGAGCTCCAGAGAGACCTTGCCATATATCTCGGGATGTCGATGAAGGAAGAACTCAGAAAAAGTACAACAGTTGGGGATAAATGGAAGGTAGCCTTTTACCTGGGTGACCTATTGCTGATGAGCATGAAAGTCGGTAACAAGGTGGACTCGTACAAGTATGCCACAGACTTACTGGAGTACGTTAAAGGAGAAGTTAGAACCGAGCTGGAACAGCTGGTGCAACAGCTTAAGATGAGGCTCGAAGAAGGACTGGATATCCCCCCAGAGCTCGTCGATAAGGCTGAGTTAATAGTACACAAAATAAAACTCCGTCGGGGGGACATTTGA
- a CDS encoding DUF342 domain-containing protein, with amino-acid sequence MSVLSRFFGRKNPLDIPLPKLRESRIKLEYQIEKVEKEIASIDQEIARLFERAKMARTKSEELTIATKIKTLNRRKQNLQKTHAQLNKQLMLISNLMIIKENETLLKDTPTWNLLRNMSPEELEERLTELQLDAQNFNENLNQMLGMTDQTIGAGVEFEEDEELAEIMRTIHAVKEGELEPEVAAEKVTGEEREKKKEEWIEEF; translated from the coding sequence ATGAGCGTCCTCTCCCGCTTTTTTGGAAGAAAGAACCCCCTTGACATACCCCTCCCAAAGCTCAGGGAGAGCCGGATCAAGCTGGAGTACCAGATAGAGAAGGTGGAGAAGGAGATAGCCTCGATAGACCAGGAAATAGCGAGGCTCTTTGAGAGGGCCAAGATGGCCAGAACCAAGAGCGAGGAACTCACGATAGCCACCAAGATAAAGACCCTCAACAGGAGAAAGCAGAACCTCCAAAAGACCCACGCCCAGCTCAACAAGCAGCTGATGCTCATCAGCAACCTCATGATAATCAAGGAGAACGAGACCCTGTTGAAGGACACCCCAACATGGAACCTGCTCAGGAACATGTCGCCGGAGGAGCTTGAGGAGCGCCTGACAGAGCTGCAGTTGGATGCTCAGAACTTCAACGAAAACCTCAACCAGATGCTGGGCATGACAGACCAGACCATTGGGGCTGGAGTTGAGTTCGAGGAGGACGAGGAGCTGGCGGAGATAATGAGGACGATACATGCCGTCAAGGAGGGCGAGCTGGAGCCCGAAGTTGCGGCGGAAAAGGTAACGGGAGAGGAACGCGAGAAGAAAAAGGAGGAGTGGATTGAGGAGTTTTGA
- a CDS encoding chromosome assembly protein: MGIRNMFGRKNTIEKLSLRELQAEEIRLRNRLERLKKDINQIEKKKKQLFQEGIGADKLKKKMLAQEIKSLDMEQKLKLKDFTTAQKQYTLIKNLIIVKKYEKELRKTGVWEKLNSVEPEELEQALIKINLDGKEFDEMVDSLNRVFEMEVAEFEETEDQTERELMKAWSQVEAGEADVEDVAEKVVSIDRKLEDEEL, encoded by the coding sequence ATGGGAATACGCAATATGTTTGGGAGGAAGAACACGATAGAGAAGCTCTCCCTTAGGGAGCTTCAGGCCGAGGAGATAAGGCTGAGGAACAGGCTCGAGAGGCTCAAGAAGGACATCAACCAGATTGAAAAGAAGAAGAAGCAGCTCTTCCAGGAGGGAATTGGAGCTGACAAGCTCAAGAAGAAGATGCTCGCCCAGGAAATCAAGAGCCTCGACATGGAGCAGAAGCTCAAGCTCAAGGACTTCACCACTGCCCAGAAGCAGTACACCCTCATAAAGAACCTGATAATCGTGAAGAAGTACGAGAAAGAGCTGAGAAAGACCGGGGTCTGGGAGAAGCTCAACAGCGTCGAGCCGGAGGAGCTGGAGCAGGCGCTGATAAAGATAAACCTCGACGGCAAGGAGTTCGACGAGATGGTGGACAGCTTGAACAGAGTCTTCGAGATGGAGGTCGCGGAGTTCGAGGAGACCGAGGACCAGACCGAGAGGGAGCTGATGAAGGCCTGGAGCCAGGTTGAGGCGGGGGAGGCTGACGTCGAGGACGTCGCCGAGAAGGTCGTCTCCATAGACAGGAAGCTGGAGGACGAGGAGCTATGA
- the mntA gene encoding type VII toxin-antitoxin system MntA family adenylyltransferase antitoxin yields the protein MLNVREVKEKLRGALEGHPEVVFAYLHGSVLETGHPRDIDVAVYVEGVDNPLKYELSLSAELERYLGKEVDVRTLNDAPPSFRYRVVSRGEVIFSRDEEKRLKFIERTVEEYLDFEPLERIARREILAM from the coding sequence ATGTTGAACGTCAGGGAAGTTAAGGAAAAGCTCAGGGGGGCACTCGAGGGGCATCCGGAGGTGGTGTTCGCCTACCTCCACGGCAGCGTCCTTGAGACCGGGCACCCAAGGGACATAGACGTGGCGGTGTACGTGGAGGGCGTTGATAACCCCCTCAAATATGAGCTTTCGCTCTCGGCCGAACTCGAGAGGTACCTTGGAAAGGAAGTGGACGTTAGAACCCTGAACGACGCTCCACCTTCCTTCAGGTACAGGGTCGTTAGCAGGGGGGAAGTCATCTTCAGCAGGGACGAGGAGAAGAGGCTGAAGTTCATCGAAAGAACCGTTGAGGAGTACCTCGACTTCGAACCCCTGGAAAGGATCGCGAGGAGAGAGATCCTCGCGATGTAA
- the hepT gene encoding type VII toxin-antitoxin system HepT family RNase toxin, which translates to MEIDRDLVERRLAEIKETLVELGEIVNAGREEFLSNSLLRNAAKYLLITAIEGAFSVCNHISVRRGRVPKSYADCFRTLADIGAIDGELAERLARMAKFRNVLVHRYWRIDDGLVFEIMENDIRDLEEFVRAVGKYVERQGS; encoded by the coding sequence GTGGAGATAGACAGGGATCTCGTTGAAAGAAGACTTGCAGAAATAAAAGAAACCCTCGTGGAGCTTGGAGAGATAGTCAACGCCGGAAGGGAGGAGTTCCTCTCAAACAGCCTGCTGAGGAACGCGGCCAAGTACCTGCTGATAACGGCCATAGAGGGGGCGTTTTCGGTTTGCAACCACATCTCCGTCAGAAGGGGGAGGGTGCCCAAGAGCTACGCCGACTGTTTCAGAACGCTCGCCGATATTGGAGCCATTGACGGGGAACTCGCCGAAAGGCTCGCCAGGATGGCAAAGTTCAGGAACGTGCTCGTCCACAGGTACTGGAGGATAGACGACGGGCTGGTCTTTGAGATAATGGAGAACGACATCAGGGACCTCGAGGAGTTCGTGAGGGCGGTGGGGAAGTATGTTGAACGTCAGGGAAGTTAA